From the genome of Labrus bergylta chromosome 4, fLabBer1.1, whole genome shotgun sequence, one region includes:
- the LOC136178857 gene encoding tripartite motif-containing protein 16-like, producing the protein MAQKGVQLDREAFSCSICMDLLKDPVTVPCGHSYCMNCIKSHWDKEDEKTIYSCPQCRQDFTPRPVLVKSTMLAVLVEELKKTGLQAAPADHCYAGPEDVACDVCTGRKLKACKSCLVCLISFCEKHLQSHYDSPAYAKHKLVEPSKKLQENVCSRHDEVMKMFCRTDQQSICYLCSVDEHKGHDTVSAAAERSEKQRELEVSRQNIQQRIQDREKDVKLLQQEVEAINGSADKTVGNSEKIFTELIRLMEKRRSDVKQQVRSQQQTEVSRVRELQEKLEQEITELKRKDAELEKLSHTEDHNQFLHNYPSLSPLSESTHSSSIKIRPLRYFEDVTAAVSEVRDKLQDVLREKWTNISQTETEVDVLLSEPKPEPKTRAEFFKYSCDITLDPNTAHTQLLLSDENRKVTLMSTNQSYSSHPDRFTGRWQVLSKESLMGRCYWEVELREDVYVAVTYKNISRAGRSDECGFGRNDKSWALDYYNNRYYFCYNKVSTPVSGPESSRVGVYLDHRAGILSFYSISETMTLLHRVQTTFTQPLHAGLRLYYSPGDSAELCKLK; encoded by the coding sequence atggcgcagaaaggagttcaactagaccgggaggccttctcttgttccatctgtatggatctcctgaaggatccggtgactgttccctgtggacatagttactgtatgaactgtattaaaagccactgggataaagaggatgaaaagacaatctacagctgccctcagtgtaggcaggacttcacaccgaggcctgttCTGGTGAAAAGCACCATGTTGgcagttttagtggaggagctgaagaagactggactccaagctgctcctgctgatcactgctatgctggacctgaagatgtggcctgtgatgtctgcaccgggaggaaactgaaagcctgtaagtcctgtctggtctgtttgatctcattttgtgagaaacaccttCAGTCTCATTATGACTCACCTGCCTATgcaaaacacaagctggtggagccctccaagaagctccaggagaacgtctgctctcgtcatgatgaggtgatgaagatgttctgtcgtactgatcagcagtctatctgttatctctgctctgtggacgaacacaaaggtcatgacacagtctcagctgcagcagaaaggagcgagaagcagagagagctcgaggtgagtcgacaaaacatccagcagagaatccaggacagagagaaagatgtgaagctgctccaacaggaggtggaggctatcaatggctctgctgataaaacagtggggaacagtgagaagatcttcactgagctgatccgtctcatggagaaaagacgctctgatgtgaagcagcaggtcagatcccagcagcaaactgaagtgagtcgagtcagagagcttcaggagaagctggagcaggagatcactgagctgaagaggaaagacgctgaactggagaagctctcacacacagaagatcacaaccagtttctacacaactacccctcactgtcaccactcagtgaatctacacactcatccagcatcaagatccgtcctctgaggtactttgaggacgtgacagcagctgtgtcagaagtcagagataaactacaggacgtcctgagagagaaatggacaaacatctcacagacagagactgaagtggatgttttactgtcagaaccaaaaccagagcccaagaccagagctgagttcttcaaatattcatgtgacatcacactggatccaaacacagcacacacacagctgttattatctgatgagaacagaaaagtaacattaatgAGTACAAatcagtcttattctagtcacccagacagattcactggtAGGTggcaggtcctgagtaaagagagtctgatgggacgttgttactgggaagtggagttgagagAAGATGTTtatgtagcagtcacatacaagaatatcagcagagcagggaggtCAGATGAATGTGggtttggacgtaatgacaaatcttgggcgttagattattacaacaacaggtattacttttgttacaacaaagtcagcactcctgtctcaggtcctgagtcctccagagtaggagtgtacctggatcacagagcaggtattctgtccttctacagcatctctgaaaccatgactctcctccacagagtccagaccacattcactcagcctctacatgctggactcaggTTATATTAttctcctggagactctgctgagttgtgtaagctgaagtag